In Streptomyces sp. NBC_00483, a single window of DNA contains:
- a CDS encoding tetratricopeptide repeat protein, translated as MAPVNIDGSDGYYDLGSFHREVTTGSPEAQLWFDRGLLWVYGFHHEEAARCFKRAIEADEQCAMAHWGLAYALGPNYNKPWEAFDERELTSSVERTHHAVQRATLAAARATPVEQALVDALRHRYPSPGPAPDQSVWNEEYAQAMGKVYANHRDDPDVATLYADALMNLTPWQLWDLPTGRPAEGARTVEAREALEHALARPDGRDHPGLLHLYIHLMEMSPTPEQALPVADRLRGLVPDSGHLHHMPTHIDVLCGDYRRTIEANTRAIEADEPALARDGAMNFYTLYRCHNIHFRLYAAMFAGRAEVAFDSVNRLEAAVPEELLRVESPPMADWLEGFVGMRVHALVRFGRWQDLIDLPLPRDPELYCVTTAMTHYGRGVALAATGRTQEAAAERARFTTAVERVPRSRTLFNNTCLDLLALAGAMLDGELAYRTGDFDQAFTDLRRAIHLDDTLPYDEPWGWMQPTRHAYGALLLEQGRVAEAADVYAADLGLDDTLPRPLRHPNNVWALHGYHECLLRLGRDAEARIIAPQLTTALAVADVPIRSSCYCRLDSGTPEEENDCC; from the coding sequence GTGGCACCCGTGAATATCGACGGCAGCGACGGCTATTACGACCTGGGATCCTTCCACCGCGAGGTCACCACCGGCTCACCCGAGGCCCAACTGTGGTTCGACCGCGGCCTGTTGTGGGTGTACGGCTTCCACCACGAGGAGGCGGCCCGCTGCTTCAAGCGGGCCATCGAGGCCGACGAGCAGTGCGCCATGGCCCACTGGGGCCTCGCCTACGCGCTGGGTCCGAACTACAACAAGCCGTGGGAGGCGTTCGACGAGCGCGAGCTGACGTCGAGCGTCGAACGGACCCACCACGCCGTCCAGCGGGCCACGCTCGCCGCCGCCCGCGCGACACCGGTCGAGCAGGCGCTGGTCGACGCCCTCCGGCACCGCTATCCGTCCCCCGGTCCCGCCCCCGACCAGTCGGTGTGGAACGAGGAGTACGCGCAGGCCATGGGCAAGGTCTACGCGAACCACCGGGACGACCCGGATGTCGCGACGCTGTACGCCGACGCCCTGATGAACCTCACGCCCTGGCAGCTGTGGGATCTGCCCACCGGCCGTCCCGCCGAGGGCGCCCGCACCGTCGAGGCACGGGAGGCGCTCGAACACGCGCTCGCGCGGCCCGACGGCCGCGACCACCCCGGCCTGCTGCACCTCTACATCCACCTCATGGAGATGTCGCCGACGCCCGAACAGGCGTTGCCGGTCGCCGACCGACTCCGGGGCCTGGTGCCCGACTCGGGCCATCTGCACCACATGCCCACGCACATCGACGTACTGTGCGGCGACTACCGGCGCACCATCGAGGCCAACACCCGCGCCATCGAGGCGGACGAGCCGGCACTGGCCCGCGACGGCGCCATGAACTTCTACACGCTCTACCGCTGCCACAACATCCACTTCCGGCTCTACGCCGCGATGTTCGCGGGCCGGGCGGAGGTGGCGTTCGACTCCGTGAACCGGCTCGAGGCGGCGGTCCCCGAGGAGCTGCTGCGCGTCGAGTCCCCGCCCATGGCCGACTGGCTGGAGGGCTTCGTGGGCATGCGGGTGCACGCCCTGGTCCGCTTCGGCCGCTGGCAGGACCTCATCGACCTGCCGCTGCCCCGCGACCCGGAGCTGTACTGCGTGACGACGGCGATGACCCACTACGGCAGGGGCGTGGCCCTCGCCGCGACCGGCCGCACACAGGAGGCCGCGGCGGAACGCGCGCGCTTCACCACCGCCGTGGAACGGGTACCGCGGTCCCGCACCCTCTTCAACAACACGTGCCTCGACCTCCTCGCCCTGGCCGGAGCGATGCTCGACGGCGAACTCGCCTACCGGACGGGCGACTTCGACCAGGCCTTCACCGACCTTCGCCGCGCCATCCACCTCGACGACACCCTCCCCTACGACGAGCCGTGGGGCTGGATGCAGCCGACCCGGCACGCGTACGGGGCGCTGCTCCTGGAGCAGGGCAGGGTGGCGGAGGCCGCCGACGTCTACGCCGCCGACCTGGGCCTCGACGACACCCTCCCCCGCCCCCTGCGCCACCCCAACAACGTGTGGGCGCTGCACGGCTACCACGAGTGCCTGCTCCGCCTCGGCCGCGACGCCGAGGCCCGGATCATCGCCCCGCAGCTGACGACGGCACTGGCGGTGGCGGACGTCCCGATCCGCTCGTCGTGCTACTGCCGCCTGGACTCGGGGACACCTGAGGAGGAGAACGACTGCTGTTGA
- a CDS encoding response regulator transcription factor has translation MQQSYEPTGPAPDGGAARVLVVDDDPTVAEVVAGYLDRAGYRVDRADDGPAALARAAAHRPDLVVLDLMLPGMDGLEVCRRMRERGPVPVIMLTARGDEDDRILGLEVGADDYVTKPFSPRELVLRVESVLRRARPATARQSPLRAAGLTVDPAARRVTRDGTELALTLREFDLLAYFLRNPGRAYSREDLMREVWGWEFGDLSTVTVHIRRLRGKVEDDPARPRLIQTVWGVGYRFEPTPAAADLEA, from the coding sequence ATGCAGCAGTCATACGAGCCCACGGGGCCGGCCCCCGACGGCGGCGCGGCCCGCGTCCTGGTCGTCGACGATGATCCGACCGTCGCCGAGGTGGTGGCGGGATACCTGGACCGCGCCGGCTACCGCGTGGACCGCGCGGACGACGGCCCAGCCGCCCTCGCGCGGGCCGCCGCGCACCGACCGGACCTGGTGGTCCTCGACCTGATGTTGCCCGGCATGGACGGCCTGGAGGTGTGCCGCCGAATGCGTGAACGCGGCCCCGTCCCGGTCATCATGCTCACCGCGCGCGGCGACGAGGACGACCGGATCCTCGGCCTGGAGGTCGGCGCGGACGACTACGTGACGAAGCCGTTCAGCCCGCGCGAGCTGGTGCTGCGCGTGGAGTCGGTGCTGCGCCGCGCCCGCCCCGCCACCGCACGGCAAAGCCCGCTGCGCGCGGCGGGCCTCACGGTCGACCCGGCGGCGCGCCGGGTCACACGGGACGGCACCGAACTCGCCCTGACCTTGCGCGAGTTCGACCTCCTGGCCTACTTCCTGCGCAATCCCGGGCGGGCGTACAGCCGGGAGGACCTGATGCGCGAGGTGTGGGGCTGGGAGTTCGGCGACCTGTCGACAGTCACGGTCCACATCCGCCGGCTGCGCGGCAAGGTCGAGGACGATCCGGCCCGCCCGCGCCTGATCCAGACGGTGTGGGGCGTGGGCTACCGCTTCGAGCCGACGCCGGCGGCCGCAGACCTGGAGGCCTGA
- a CDS encoding glycosyltransferase family 2 protein gives MTSPPTTVDVVLPCLNEAEALPWVLDRIPPHWRALVVDNGSTDGSAGIARSLGAEVVREERRGFGAACHAGLTASDADIVCFCDCDASLDPGLLVPFVREVADGEADLVLGRRRPTVRGAWPVHARAGNLALARMLRRRTGLRLHDLGPLRAGRREALLGLDLTDRRSGYPLQMVVRAADAGWRIAEHDVPYLPRTGASKVTGTWRGTWHAVRDMSRVLNETPVREGSTR, from the coding sequence GTGACAAGCCCACCCACCACCGTCGACGTGGTCCTTCCCTGCCTCAACGAGGCCGAGGCCCTGCCCTGGGTCCTCGACCGGATCCCGCCGCACTGGCGCGCCCTCGTCGTCGACAACGGATCCACCGACGGCTCCGCCGGGATCGCCCGCTCGCTGGGCGCCGAGGTCGTGCGCGAGGAGCGGCGCGGATTCGGCGCCGCCTGCCACGCGGGCCTGACCGCGTCCGACGCCGACATCGTGTGCTTCTGCGACTGCGACGCCTCGCTCGACCCGGGGCTGCTCGTCCCCTTCGTCCGCGAAGTGGCGGACGGCGAGGCCGACCTGGTCCTCGGACGGCGCCGCCCGACGGTGCGCGGCGCCTGGCCCGTGCACGCCCGCGCCGGCAACCTCGCGCTCGCCCGCATGCTGCGCCGCAGGACCGGCCTGCGCCTGCACGACCTCGGGCCGCTGCGCGCCGGGCGCCGCGAGGCGCTGCTCGGACTCGACCTCACCGACCGGCGCAGCGGCTACCCCCTGCAGATGGTGGTGCGCGCGGCCGACGCCGGCTGGCGGATCGCCGAGCACGACGTGCCGTACCTGCCGCGCACCGGCGCCTCCAAGGTGACCGGCACCTGGCGCGGCACCTGGCACGCGGTGCGCGACATGAGCCGGGTGCTGAACGAGACGCCCGTACGGGAAGGAAGCACGCGGTGA
- a CDS encoding chloride channel protein, with the protein MVLAVLVGAGAGLGSIVFRWCIQTFTRLFSGHGDYAADPGSANPHVPWLGPFFVLVTPVIGGLLYGPLVNRFAKEARGHGVPEVMLAVAKRGGRISPKVAVVKTLASALTIGSGGSVGREGPIVQIGSALGSTLGRITGLSEERLKLLVACGAAGGIAATFNAPLAGVFFAMELILRTFTVEAFGATVLASVTASVIGRAAFGDVAFLSLPDFPVQHLGQYALFAVLGVVAGAVGVGFSRVLYAIEDACDWLWRGPEWLRPAVGGLALGLVLLALPEMYGVGYPVLEKATEGGYAIGFLLLLLVGKMIATSLTIGIGGSGGVFAPSLFIGAMLGAAFGAVAHGLLPGTAGAVGAYALVGMGAVFAGSSRAPITAVVILFELTGEYSIILPLMLAIVLATATSRLLTRDTIYTLKLRRRGIDLDGPAPDAPLGGQRVATVLEPLPTPLPASLQLADAAELLSRSGHGALPVRDDRGAHLGVVTAQAVAETLAEQPDGAPSTVGELALHTPRVTADQPLAAALHTLLAAPGTGLPVMHTDKDEPVGWLSHQGALRALHRPAPAQGVSA; encoded by the coding sequence ATGGTTCTCGCGGTGCTCGTGGGTGCGGGAGCGGGGCTCGGCTCGATCGTCTTCCGCTGGTGCATCCAGACGTTCACGCGCCTGTTCTCCGGGCACGGCGACTACGCGGCGGACCCCGGCAGCGCCAACCCGCACGTGCCCTGGCTCGGCCCCTTCTTCGTCCTCGTCACCCCCGTCATCGGCGGCCTCCTCTACGGCCCGCTGGTCAACCGCTTCGCCAAGGAGGCGCGCGGGCACGGCGTGCCGGAGGTGATGCTCGCGGTCGCCAAGCGCGGCGGCCGGATCAGCCCGAAGGTGGCCGTCGTGAAGACACTCGCTTCGGCGCTGACCATCGGCTCGGGCGGTTCGGTGGGGCGCGAGGGGCCGATCGTGCAGATCGGCTCGGCGCTCGGTTCGACGCTCGGCCGCATCACCGGACTCTCGGAGGAGCGGTTGAAGCTGCTCGTCGCGTGCGGCGCGGCGGGCGGCATCGCGGCGACGTTCAACGCGCCGCTGGCCGGTGTGTTCTTCGCGATGGAGCTGATCCTGCGGACCTTCACCGTCGAGGCGTTCGGCGCGACGGTCCTGGCCAGCGTCACCGCGAGCGTGATCGGCCGGGCCGCCTTCGGTGACGTGGCATTCCTGAGCCTGCCCGACTTCCCGGTCCAACACCTCGGCCAGTACGCCCTGTTCGCCGTGCTCGGCGTCGTCGCGGGCGCGGTCGGCGTCGGCTTCTCGCGCGTCCTGTACGCGATCGAGGACGCCTGCGACTGGCTGTGGCGCGGCCCCGAGTGGCTGCGCCCCGCGGTCGGCGGGCTCGCGCTCGGCCTGGTCCTGCTCGCGCTTCCCGAGATGTACGGGGTCGGGTACCCGGTCCTGGAGAAGGCGACGGAGGGCGGGTACGCCATCGGCTTCCTGCTGCTCCTGCTCGTCGGCAAGATGATCGCCACGAGCCTGACCATCGGCATCGGCGGCTCGGGCGGGGTGTTCGCGCCGAGCCTGTTCATCGGGGCGATGCTGGGCGCCGCGTTCGGCGCGGTCGCGCACGGCCTGCTGCCCGGCACGGCGGGAGCCGTCGGCGCGTACGCGCTGGTGGGCATGGGCGCCGTCTTCGCGGGCTCGTCCCGCGCGCCGATCACCGCCGTGGTGATCCTCTTCGAGCTGACCGGCGAGTACTCGATCATCCTGCCGCTGATGCTGGCGATCGTCCTCGCCACCGCCACCAGCCGCCTGCTCACGCGCGACACCATCTACACGCTCAAGCTGCGCCGCCGCGGCATCGACCTGGACGGCCCCGCGCCGGACGCGCCGCTCGGCGGGCAGCGGGTGGCCACCGTCCTGGAACCGCTGCCGACTCCCCTGCCCGCGTCGCTCCAACTGGCCGACGCCGCCGAGCTGTTGAGCCGCTCGGGCCACGGCGCCCTGCCCGTGCGCGACGACCGTGGCGCGCATCTCGGCGTCGTCACGGCGCAGGCGGTGGCCGAGACGCTGGCGGAGCAGCCGGACGGGGCGCCGTCCACCGTGGGCGAACTCGCCCTGCACACGCCCCGCGTCACCGCGGACCAGCCGCTCGCCGCGGCACTGCACACGCTCCTCGCGGCGCCCGGCACGGGACTTCCGGTGATGCACACCGACAAGGATGAGCCGGTGGGCTGGCTCAGCCACCAAGGGGCGCTGCGGGCGCTGCACCGGCCTGCGCCCGCGCAGGGCGTGTCCGCGTAG
- a CDS encoding sensor histidine kinase: MPLHDILLIALYAFVGAAATGLAGAAALRLLRRRSLTTSIAVVATVGVVAMLAGTLAVAWAMFLSPHDLSVVTLVAAMAAAVSLATALVLGRWVVARSRELADAARSFGDGGDFAAPDAPATAELEELSRELAATSAKLAASRERERALETSRRELVAWISHDLRTPLAGLRAMAEALEDGVAADPDRYLRQMRTDVERLNDMVGDLFELSRIHAGALPLAPARMSLYDLVSDALAGADPLAREHGVRLVGEQVEPVPVEVDGKEMSRVLGNLLVNAIRRTPADGTVAVAAHRSPEGVVVSVSDACGGIPEEDLPRVFDTGWRGTHARTPPAGAGLGLAIVRGIVEAHAGRATVSNIPGGCRFEVTLPNAAASTAAP, translated from the coding sequence GTGCCCCTTCACGACATCCTTCTCATCGCCCTGTACGCCTTCGTCGGCGCCGCCGCCACGGGCCTCGCCGGGGCGGCCGCGCTGCGGCTGCTGCGGCGCCGTTCGCTCACCACGTCGATCGCCGTGGTCGCCACCGTCGGCGTGGTCGCGATGCTGGCGGGCACCCTCGCCGTGGCGTGGGCCATGTTCCTGTCGCCGCACGACCTGAGCGTGGTGACGCTGGTGGCGGCGATGGCTGCTGCCGTCTCGCTGGCGACGGCGCTCGTCCTCGGCCGGTGGGTGGTGGCGCGCAGCCGTGAACTGGCCGACGCAGCCCGCTCGTTCGGCGACGGCGGCGACTTCGCCGCGCCCGACGCCCCGGCCACCGCCGAACTGGAGGAGCTCAGCCGGGAGCTGGCGGCGACCAGCGCCAAGCTCGCCGCCTCCCGTGAGCGTGAGCGCGCCCTGGAGACCTCGCGGCGCGAGCTGGTCGCCTGGATCTCGCACGATCTGCGCACCCCGCTCGCGGGTCTGCGCGCCATGGCGGAGGCGCTGGAGGACGGCGTCGCCGCCGACCCGGACCGCTATCTGCGCCAGATGCGCACCGACGTCGAGCGGCTCAACGACATGGTGGGCGATCTCTTCGAGTTGTCCCGCATCCACGCGGGCGCGCTGCCGCTGGCCCCGGCAAGGATGTCCCTGTACGACCTGGTCAGCGACGCGCTGGCGGGCGCCGACCCGCTGGCGCGCGAGCACGGGGTACGGCTCGTCGGCGAGCAGGTGGAGCCGGTGCCGGTGGAGGTCGACGGCAAGGAGATGAGCCGGGTCCTGGGCAATCTCCTCGTCAACGCGATCCGCCGCACGCCGGCGGACGGCACGGTCGCCGTCGCCGCGCACCGCTCGCCGGAGGGCGTGGTGGTGTCGGTCTCGGACGCCTGCGGCGGCATCCCCGAGGAGGACCTCCCGCGCGTCTTCGACACCGGCTGGCGCGGCACCCACGCCCGTACTCCCCCGGCAGGCGCGGGTCTCGGTCTCGCGATCGTGCGCGGCATCGTGGAGGCGCACGCGGGCCGGGCCACGGTCAGCAACATCCCCGGCGGCTGCCGCTTCGAGGTCACGCTGCCGAACGCCGCCGCGAGCACCGCCGCACCGTAA
- a CDS encoding MarR family winged helix-turn-helix transcriptional regulator, whose product MAESGSGPRAEGRDDVDAVTRAVLTASRLLVAVSARSLAEVEDRVTLAQFRMLVVLSTRGATKLVMLAEQLHVAPSTAMRMVDRLIAAGLADRRANPANRRETLLQLTDEGRRTVENVTTRRREDIAGIVERLDPEQRASLIGALDAFNEAGGEPSAPDNPDPTLHPLGWADLPTGSAG is encoded by the coding sequence ATGGCTGAGAGCGGGAGCGGGCCCCGGGCCGAGGGCCGGGACGACGTGGACGCGGTGACCCGAGCAGTGCTCACCGCGTCGCGGCTGCTCGTCGCCGTGTCGGCCCGGTCCCTCGCGGAGGTCGAGGACCGGGTGACGCTGGCCCAGTTCCGGATGCTGGTGGTGCTCTCGACGCGCGGCGCCACCAAACTCGTCATGCTCGCCGAGCAGTTGCACGTGGCGCCGTCCACCGCGATGCGGATGGTGGACCGGCTGATCGCGGCGGGACTCGCGGACCGCCGCGCGAACCCCGCCAACCGCCGGGAGACGCTCCTGCAGTTGACCGACGAGGGGCGCCGCACCGTCGAGAACGTGACCACGCGGCGCCGCGAGGACATCGCGGGGATCGTGGAGCGCCTCGACCCGGAGCAGCGCGCGTCGCTGATCGGCGCGCTGGACGCGTTCAACGAGGCCGGCGGCGAGCCCTCGGCGCCCGACAACCCGGACCCGACCCTGCACCCGCTGGGCTGGGCCGATCTGCCGACGGGCTCCGCCGGCTGA
- a CDS encoding FAD-dependent oxidoreductase, translating to MNTTTHTTATTTTHTTTPITIVGAGLGGLVLARVLHVHGIPATVYEADPSPDSRTQGGQLDIHEADGQAALAAAGLTEEFRAIIHEGAEALRVLDQHGKVLMDEPDDGSAKRPEVLRGDLRRILLDSLPEGTVQWGHKITGVRPLGDGRHELTFADGSTVTTSLLVGADGAWSKVRPLVSDATPAYTGTTFVETYLYDVDERHAAAADAVGAGALLAPSPGKGINAHREAGGIIHTYVQLTRPASWFADIDFTDVAAAKARIAAEFEGWAPELTALITDGESAPVARMIHTLPDGHHWDRVPGVTLLGDAAHLMPPSGDGANLAMFDGAELGRAIAAHPGDIEAALADYEAVMFARTSGFYDDAREILDLCLGDGAPHSLVDFFTAAGESVAGESAAGESVTGERVAGETATESDAARA from the coding sequence ATGAACACGACTACGCACACGACTGCGACCACGACCACGCACACGACCACCCCGATCACGATCGTCGGCGCGGGCCTCGGCGGCCTCGTCCTCGCCCGGGTCCTGCACGTCCACGGCATCCCCGCGACGGTCTACGAAGCCGACCCCTCGCCGGACTCCCGCACCCAGGGCGGCCAGCTCGACATACACGAGGCCGACGGGCAGGCGGCCCTCGCGGCGGCCGGGCTCACCGAGGAGTTCCGCGCGATCATCCACGAGGGCGCCGAGGCGCTGCGCGTGCTCGACCAGCACGGCAAGGTGCTGATGGACGAGCCCGACGACGGCAGCGCGAAGCGCCCCGAGGTGCTCCGCGGCGACCTGCGCCGGATCCTGCTCGACTCGCTGCCCGAGGGCACGGTCCAGTGGGGACACAAGATCACCGGTGTCAGGCCGCTCGGCGACGGCCGCCACGAGCTGACCTTCGCCGACGGTTCGACCGTCACCACCAGCCTCCTCGTCGGGGCCGACGGCGCCTGGTCGAAGGTCCGCCCCCTCGTCTCGGACGCCACGCCCGCCTACACCGGCACGACGTTCGTCGAGACCTACCTGTACGACGTGGACGAGCGCCACGCGGCGGCCGCCGATGCGGTCGGCGCCGGCGCCCTGCTCGCCCCTTCCCCCGGCAAGGGCATCAACGCGCACCGCGAGGCCGGCGGAATCATCCACACCTACGTCCAACTGACCCGCCCCGCCTCCTGGTTCGCCGACATCGACTTCACGGACGTGGCCGCGGCGAAGGCCCGGATCGCGGCCGAGTTCGAGGGCTGGGCCCCGGAGCTCACCGCCCTGATCACGGACGGCGAGTCGGCCCCGGTCGCGCGCATGATCCACACGCTGCCCGACGGACACCACTGGGACCGCGTGCCGGGCGTGACGCTGCTGGGCGACGCCGCGCACCTGATGCCGCCGTCCGGCGACGGCGCCAACCTGGCCATGTTCGACGGCGCCGAACTCGGCCGGGCGATCGCCGCACACCCCGGCGACATCGAGGCGGCCCTCGCGGACTACGAAGCGGTGATGTTCGCCCGCACCTCCGGCTTCTACGACGACGCGCGCGAGATCTTGGACCTCTGCCTCGGCGACGGTGCACCGCACTCACTCGTCGACTTCTTCACCGCGGCTGGTGAGTCCGTCGCTGGCGAGTCGGCTGCCGGCGAGTCCGTCACTGGTGAGCGCGTCGCCGGCGAGACGGCGACGGAGTCCGACGCCGCGCGAGCCTGA
- a CDS encoding class I SAM-dependent methyltransferase yields the protein MPTRDVKPSEAAANQPHKARAMAESFGADPERYDRTRPRYPDALVARITAAAPGPDVLDVGCGTGIASRQFRAAGCTVLGIDVDARMAEYARGHELDVEVGKFETWDAAGRTFDAVVAGQTWHWVDPVAGAMKAAEVLRPGGRLALFWNVFRPGPELAAAFAAAHREALPDSPRNPWARPTLDAYGAVFAKVADGLRDTALFGEPEEWHFDWEATYTRDAWLEQLRTSGEAGTYRPEQLADLLARTGAAIDAMGGEFTLPYTAVVVTAERAEA from the coding sequence ATGCCCACTCGTGATGTGAAGCCCTCTGAGGCCGCTGCGAACCAACCGCACAAGGCCCGCGCCATGGCGGAGTCCTTCGGGGCCGACCCCGAGCGCTACGACCGCACCCGGCCCCGCTACCCGGATGCCCTGGTCGCCCGGATCACCGCCGCCGCGCCGGGCCCTGACGTCCTCGACGTCGGCTGCGGCACCGGCATCGCGTCCCGCCAGTTCCGGGCGGCGGGCTGCACCGTCCTCGGTATCGACGTCGACGCGCGTATGGCGGAGTACGCCCGCGGTCACGAACTCGACGTGGAAGTCGGCAAGTTCGAGACCTGGGACGCGGCGGGCCGCACCTTCGACGCGGTCGTCGCGGGACAGACCTGGCACTGGGTCGACCCGGTCGCAGGAGCCATGAAGGCGGCCGAGGTGCTGCGCCCGGGTGGGCGCCTCGCCCTCTTCTGGAACGTCTTCCGTCCAGGGCCCGAGCTCGCGGCCGCCTTCGCCGCCGCCCACCGCGAGGCCCTGCCCGACTCGCCGCGCAACCCCTGGGCCCGCCCCACCCTCGACGCGTACGGGGCGGTCTTCGCGAAGGTCGCCGACGGGCTGCGCGACACCGCTCTGTTCGGCGAGCCCGAGGAGTGGCACTTCGACTGGGAGGCCACGTACACGCGCGACGCGTGGTTGGAACAGCTGCGCACCAGCGGGGAGGCGGGCACGTACCGGCCGGAGCAGTTGGCGGACCTGCTGGCGCGCACGGGCGCCGCGATCGACGCGATGGGCGGCGAATTCACCCTGCCGTACACGGCGGTGGTGGTCACCGCGGAGCGCGCCGAAGCCTGA
- a CDS encoding TetR/AcrR family transcriptional regulator — translation MATRAQRTDALSKERIVEAAIEILDTEGEKGLTFRALAARLATGAGAIYWHVANKDELLAAATDGVVTRVMADVARDEDPREGIRVLALGVFDAIDVHPWVGTQLSREPWGVALLQIFEGLGGRLQELGVARAEQFNSASALLNYVLGAAAQNAANAGLVLPGATDRSAFLGGIAARWKELDATRYPFLRQVAAELPEHDDRAQFLAGIDLILAGIDTARRAHG, via the coding sequence ATGGCGACCAGGGCACAGCGCACCGACGCGCTCTCCAAGGAGCGGATCGTCGAGGCGGCGATCGAGATCCTCGACACCGAGGGCGAGAAGGGGCTGACCTTCCGTGCCCTCGCGGCGCGTCTGGCGACCGGCGCCGGGGCGATCTACTGGCACGTCGCGAACAAGGACGAGCTGCTCGCCGCGGCCACCGACGGCGTCGTCACGCGCGTCATGGCGGACGTGGCCCGTGACGAGGATCCGCGGGAGGGGATCCGTGTCCTGGCGCTCGGCGTCTTCGATGCGATCGACGTGCACCCGTGGGTGGGGACCCAGCTCTCGCGCGAGCCTTGGGGAGTCGCGCTGTTGCAGATCTTCGAGGGCCTCGGTGGCCGGCTCCAGGAGCTGGGCGTCGCGCGCGCGGAGCAGTTCAACTCCGCCTCCGCGCTGCTGAATTACGTACTCGGAGCCGCAGCTCAGAACGCCGCGAACGCCGGCCTCGTACTCCCGGGCGCGACCGACCGCTCGGCGTTCCTCGGCGGAATCGCCGCCCGGTGGAAGGAACTTGACGCCACTCGCTACCCGTTCCTGCGGCAGGTGGCCGCGGAACTGCCCGAACATGACGACCGGGCGCAGTTCCTGGCCGGCATCGACCTCATACTGGCGGGTATCGACACCGCGAGGAGGGCGCATGGCTGA
- a CDS encoding NAD-dependent epimerase/dehydratase family protein produces MRVLVTGGAGFIGSHVVEALTARGHEPVVFDVREDPGADVRDPDAVARALVGVDAVCHQAARVGLGNGVADAAEYVSRNDLGTAVLLAAMAEAGVPRLVLAGSMVVYGEGRYACPRHGVVRPGPRAAADLDAGRFEPKCPDCGAELAPGLVGEDAPVDPRNVYAATKLAQEHLAAAWARASGGTALSLRYHNVYGPRMPRDTPYAGVASFFRSALARGEAPRVFEDGRQRRDFVHVRDVAEANAVALEADAEPGVLRAYNTGSGTPHTVGEMASALAAAYGGPDPVVTGEYRLGDVRHITADSARLRAELGWKPEVQFDDGVREFAHAAMDR; encoded by the coding sequence ATGCGAGTACTGGTCACCGGCGGTGCCGGGTTCATCGGGTCCCATGTCGTCGAGGCGCTGACCGCGCGCGGGCACGAGCCCGTCGTGTTCGACGTGCGGGAGGATCCCGGCGCCGATGTGCGCGACCCCGACGCGGTCGCCCGCGCGCTGGTCGGCGTCGACGCCGTGTGTCATCAGGCGGCGCGGGTCGGGCTCGGCAACGGGGTCGCCGACGCCGCCGAGTACGTCTCGCGCAACGACCTCGGCACGGCGGTGCTGCTCGCCGCCATGGCCGAGGCCGGTGTGCCGCGGCTCGTGCTCGCGGGGTCCATGGTCGTCTACGGGGAGGGGCGCTACGCCTGCCCGCGGCACGGCGTCGTCCGGCCCGGTCCGCGCGCCGCCGCCGATCTGGACGCGGGGCGGTTCGAGCCCAAGTGCCCCGACTGCGGCGCCGAGTTGGCGCCCGGCCTCGTGGGTGAGGACGCCCCCGTCGACCCGCGCAATGTGTACGCCGCGACCAAGCTCGCGCAGGAACACCTCGCCGCCGCCTGGGCGCGCGCGAGCGGTGGGACGGCGCTCTCGCTGCGCTACCACAACGTGTACGGGCCGCGGATGCCCCGCGACACCCCGTACGCCGGTGTCGCCTCCTTCTTCCGCTCCGCGCTCGCCCGCGGCGAGGCGCCGCGTGTCTTCGAGGACGGCCGCCAGCGGCGCGACTTCGTGCACGTACGGGACGTGGCCGAGGCCAACGCGGTGGCGCTGGAGGCGGACGCCGAGCCGGGCGTGCTGCGCGCCTACAACACGGGCAGCGGCACGCCGCACACCGTCGGCGAGATGGCGTCGGCGCTCGCGGCGGCGTACGGCGGGCCCGATCCCGTCGTGACGGGGGAGTACCGGCTCGGCGACGTCCGGCACATCACCGCGGACTCCGCGCGACTCCGCGCCGAGCTCGGGTGGAAGCCCGAGGTGCAATTCGACGACGGGGTACGGGAGTTCGCGCACGCCGCGATGGACAGGTGA